In Callospermophilus lateralis isolate mCalLat2 chromosome 15, mCalLat2.hap1, whole genome shotgun sequence, the genomic stretch GGGTATAAATTCTGgttgtggtttttattttgtctcacTGATGACTATACTGAGCAtcctttcatgtacttattggccatttgtatattctctttgaagaaatgtctaatcaagtcctttgcccatatttttaaaattgagttGTTTGTCTTGTTATTACTATTGGGTTTAAGGAGTTCTCTCTATATGCCAGATATTAATTTCCTTATCAAGTATTTGAGTATATTTCCacctattttgtatattatctTTTCAATTTCTTGATGGTGTCTTTTGAGAggcaaaaatttttaattttgttgaagTCCAATATCAAATGCCTTCTTTTGTTACTGAACTTTGAGTATCTTATCTATAAAATCATTGCCTAGGTCACAAAAATTTAAACCTATGCTTTATTCTAGGATTTTCATAGTTTCAgctcttacatttaggtctttgCTTTAgtctgagttaacttttatgtggTTAGTGAGGTAAGAATCCAACTTCGTTCTTTGCATGTGGATATACAGTTGTCCCAGCATCACTGGTTGAAAATCCTAAAAGGTAAAATTTAATAGAACAACAAGAGCTAAGACACAGAGGCATGAATGCATGAATGCCAGGAATAGTGACTGGTTCATCCTGACTATAGAATTGGGCACATAgggatatttcatgatgaaagaaGCTGGAAAGATACGTAGGGTCGGATTATGGAGAATCTTGAGTTGCAAAAGTTGGAGAATTATGGAAGATTCTTGAGCAGAAGGATAACATCagaattgggttttcagaagattGATCTAACTACAGACTATATACTTGATGGGAATGAGTTAAAGACTAGAAGTAGAAGTCAGTGGAGCTCCTACCATGGCTACAAGGCTGTGATAGTGGGAGTAGAAAAGAAGGAATGGAtatgtaaaaaagaaaatggaagtaCAATACCTACAGGTCTCGATAactgattgatttttttaaaatgttggtcCCATTACCAAAAATCAGTCAAGCCAAGAGCAGTGGCTAGTTTGACAGAGAAGATGAGTTAGCTTTTAGACATACAGTTTTAACAATTTGAAACATCTCTAGTAGAGAAATCTAGCATTCATTTGGAAATGCAACTCTAGATTTCAATATAGTAGTCAGGGTTGAAGGTAAAGATTTATGAGACATTGTATAATCATGGTAGTGAAAACCGTAGACACAAACTATTTACCTAGTTTCCCCAGACAATGTTTATTCCTACTCCCACCAGAAAATGTGAGTTCCTTTATTCtttcattcaaaaaatatttattgaaagctTATTATCCCCAGGTAACGTTCAAGGCAATGGTAATATTTGGTGAACAATACGGAACTCCTCTCCCCAAGATCTGCCTTATTAGAACTTAAGGTTTAATGGGAGGAAGAAACATGTAAacaaatgcatatgtataatgtaaggaattccaaggatttaaaaaaaagtgcccatatttttaaaaaataaataaagcagagaaagaggaggGAAGGAGTTGTGATTCTAAATAGGTGAAGGAAAGTCCTAAGGAGGATGACACATTTGAGTAAAAGGCTGCTATGGGTGAAGGGACAAGCTATGTAGATAGCTGAGTAAAAAGTTTTCCAGGAAGAGACAATGCAGGTGCAGCCACCTGGAGGCTGGAAGGTGCCTGATGAATCTGAGAAACAAAGGAGACCAGGTGGACATAGTTGGGTAGGAGGAGCTCAGTCTGAGGCCTGGGTTAGGATCTTATGAACCTTGATAAGAATTTGACTTCTACTCTACACACAATAGAAATCTATTAGAGGGGgccgggactggggctggggctcggcgATAGAGCGcctacctagcatgtgcgagaccctgggttcgatcctcagcaccacataaaaataaataaacaaaataaaggtattgtgtacaactgaaaaataaatatattaaaaaagatatCTATTAGAGGATTTGTAATAGAAAGTGgcaaaaattttatttgtattttaaaggCATTAATCTTTAAGGGGAGCAatcattttcagaataaaatgtgGAAGAACAAGGATAAAAGGAAGGAAATCAATTAGTTGACTTTATAATAATAATCCAGACATGAGATGATGACAATTTGAACTAGGATGATAGCAGTGAAGATGCTGAGAACTGTTTATATTCTGGATATATTTTCAGCTAGAACTGGCCAGATTTGAGGGCATTGAATACAGGAtatgagagaaagaaaggagtCAAAGATGACACTCCAAGATTTTTGTCTGAGCCACTAGGAGGAACAGTCCTTTACTTAGATGGACTACAGAAGAAGAATGTGAAGGTGGCAGCAACGAGCAGGAGTTCCGTTTTGACCATGTTATGTTTGAGATCTTTATTAAATAGTGAAGCAGAGATGTCAAGAATAAAGGATGGCATAAACCCTTTGAATGGCACCCAATCTGGGTAGCATGATGATGGagtttccttagaaaacttggaatggaaccaccatttgacctagttatcccactccttggtctatagtatgttgacttaaaatcagcatatataGTGacaagccacattaatgtttatagcagctcaatttacaatagttaagctatggaacaaacctaggtgcccttcaacagataaatgggtaaagaaaatgcagtacatacacacaatggactattactcagccataaagaagaatgaaattatggcatttgttggtaaatggatggaactggagactatcgtgttaagtgaaataagccaatctcaaaaaaacgaaagaccaaatattctctctgatacacagatgctgactcacaatagataGGGGCAGCAGGTAGTGGAGGTTCAGCAGATTGGACAGCAGGGAGtggggagaagggaggggagatgggaatgggaaagatagtagaatgaataggaATTAACTTTCCTGTATTTATAtaggaatacatgaccagtgtaactccacatcatgtacaaccataaaaatgggaagttatgctctatgtatgtatgatatgtcaaaatacattctactgtcatgtataactaaaaagaacaaataaagcaTCTTAAAAActgctttggttttttttttttttttgagattctgTAGTCTTCTATTATTTTCTATGgcttttgcctttcaaaatatttttattttctctactgGCAACCTCCCAAATTGTTAATATTGTTTTGCATTTTAGATGTATCTTATCAGATACATTTAGGTGTATCTTGCATTTAGGTGTATCTTATCAGATAATTTAGGTGTATCCTATTGCATTTAGGTGTATCTCAGAATTAAGGGTACACCAACTTTCATGAAACAATACATAATGATTCCCAGATTACTTCCTTATATTACAATGGAAAAAGAAAGATAATAGGTAATACATTTTGATTAATTTTCAAATGCCAATTCTGAAGTCATTTTCCAAATCTCTATTACTGCAGATCATGTATGTTTGTGTACAtctaagtatatattttatttttgtatatttaggGATTTGCAAAAATTGCAAAGAAATATACAGGGAAGTTCTATCCATACACCCTTTCACAACTTCCCCCAGTATTAACATCTTACAAATATGGTACAATACCTTTAGAGTTTCTTCCcttgtaggggtgtgtgtgtgtgtgtgtgtgcgcgcgcacatgCAGCTTGATGCAATTTTGTCACATTTGTAATCGTGTGTAACCACTACTTCAGACAAGACACTTAAACCTACTATCATTCCAAGATTCTCTCATTTTATTCTTAATAGCCATATCCATTCCCCTCTTCTAAATCCCTAGAAACCACTAGTCTGTACTCAGCTCTATAATTACATTATTTCACTATTGttacataaataaaatcatgcaGTATGTATCCTTTTGAGATTGACTTTAATGGTTCAGTCTAATTTCCTTGAGATCCATCGAAGTTGTTGTGTTTGTTAATAGTTCATTCCTTCTTATTGCTGAAAAGCATTCCATGGTATGGCTGTGCCATGGTTCTTTACATATCATTCACACTTGAACAGACATTTAGGTAGTTTCCAATTTGGGGCTATTATGAAAAAAGCAGCCATGAACATAAGAGGACAAATGCATGAGTAAAAATAATTCTTCATTTCTCTGGGATACACACCTAAGACAGCAGCTGCTGAGTCCTATAGAAAATCCATTAGTTTTAAAAGGAACCCACAGGTCTCAGGGTGTGgaacagtggtagagtgttcagcTAGCATGTGAACACTACTCTGTACTGCAGAAAAAAGGAAGACCAAATCATATTgtaatgtaaattatttttagttttagaattTAATTATGACTCAAACTCTAGAGAGATCTTTCACAGTTTACCTTTTCCCAGTGAGAGAAGTATCCTTCTAAAGTGTCCCATGGAGTCAAATGAACCTAGATTCAAGTCCTGCCTCATTCATTTATTATCTGAGTGagcttgaacattttttttagtcTCAGATTCCCTATTGGTAAAATACAGACAATAATGCCCTCCAACAGTAAGGACTGAACAAAATCAGCTGTAAATCCCTGAGAGTGAAGTGTTTGGTATGCAGTTGTGAGTTTATATTAGCTCTTTCCCCATTCATAGCAAAATAATCAAACATTACTTCCAGTTTTTATAATATTGGTAGATATGAGTGACCTTAAAATCCAAAGAAACCATATTACTTTTATTCACATTATATTTTACTAAGTAAGTTACCTTTAGTAGTTTTATTATGCATGTTTCCTTGGTAAACTAGTTTCTCTTTATTcctaccaaatatatttactggagTAATCCTTATAAGTCTTGGAAGCAGAAATAAGTTGGTGTCTCTCCATTATATCctatgttctttttctttcttctaggtcagTAAACAATTTCCTGATGACTGGTCCAAAAGTAAGAAGAAATTCCTTTGATTAATAAGGACATCGCTAATCTTAATTGGTTGACAGAAGATGATACATGTggctttcttttcattatatgcaTGCCTTTTATTATGCAGTAGTATATATTAAAGATAgaaaaactgagactcagagagggttggGACATACCCCAAACCACCACAAATTAATATCAGAGCCCAGGCAGAAACAGGAGTACTGCTGGGTGTGGTGacgtacatctgtaatcccagctactcagaagtgaAGCAGGAAGAgctcaagtttgaggtcagcctggacaacttagtgagactctgtctaaaaattaaaaaaataaataaatataagggctgaggtgtagctcggtggtagagtgcttgtctaccaAGCATGaagccctagattcaatcctcagtaacacaAAATTAGAGAAGTACTTTAAAGTTTCTCATAGAGTCAAACAAAAAAACCCGAAATTGTACTATGTGATCTCTACATGGAAGAACATTGCCAGGTCCAAAATGTTATTTTCTAAGATAATAATGGGATGAGAACAGCTGAAATTTCAGGAATTATGTGATTGGGACTCATTTTGGAGAGGCAATTTAGTATAATGAATAAAATGGAATTAGAATCTGATAAAACCGTGTTTCATTACTTTCTGCCGTTTGCTACTTGTGGGACCTTGGGAAAATTACCTcccctctctgaacctcagtttcctgagttatAAAATGACACCTTTTTCACAAGACTACTGGTAATGTTAAATGAGATGATATATTTAAAGTACTTGCTTTGCCACTGTTTTGGAGGGATGGGGGAATGGGCATGAAGAGAGGTGCTTGGCAAGTTTGGGGCAAATGcctcctggattcagactgaactTTGACCGCCCCATATTCCTGTAGGCTTACCTGATCTACTCCAGCAGTGTGGCAGCAGGTGCTCAGAGTGGTATTGAAGAATGCAAATACCAGTTTGCCTGGGACCGCTGGAACTGCCCTGAGAGAGCCTTGCAACTTTCCAGCCATGGTGGACTTCGAAGTGGTAAGGAAAGCCTTGGGCATGGCTCCCCAGGCCTCTAGTTCCAGGGTAAAGCCTCACGGATGGCCCCCTTTCTCCTCTATACCATATTCTTCACCTGGTCTCTTAGGACATTTCTCTCTTGTGAgatattctcttttctttctccatCTCTCTTTTCTATCTATGGAGCTTTCTCCTTTCTTCCCCAACATGCTCACTGTTCAATTAACGGACATTGCCTCACCTCCAATCCTATACATCCTTGATTGCTAAAGTTTTCTTCACAACATAAGCAGCATCAGCATCAGAAGGCAGGTCAGGGTCATAATTCCTCATATCCCTTAGCCCCTTCCTTCGGTAGACTCAGCAGAGAGATATTGAGCAAGTGGAAACTTGAAGACTAGATTCTCAGAAAGAAGATAAATAGTGGTCGTGCCGGTAAATGAAAGAGCTGCcatctcaattcacaacagccaaactgtggaaccaacttagatgtccttcaacaaatgaatggataaagaaaatgtggtacatatacacaatggaatattactcagccttaaagaagaatgaaattatggcatttgtagttTTTCTAGGAAATATGTGGCCTCATGACCTGTTAAAGCAGATTGTCCTGCATATTTTCAGTGTTGTTATTGACACTTCCTTTCGATCCTTTTTGAGCAAGTCATTAATGAACAccaattttttcccttttctttttttggtaccagggattgcacttaggggcatttgaccactgaaccacatccccagccctattttgtattttatttagagacagggtctcactgagttgcttagtgcctcggcttttgctgagactgactttgaatttgcaattctcctgcctcagcctcctgagccactgggattataggagtacaccactgtgcccggcatgaacactaattttttaataaatattaaaatattgtttgaaaaaagaaagagcTGCCAATCAGATATTCTGCTCTTGGACTCCAATGTTCAAGAAGGAGGTAGGGAAGGGTTCTTTACAACTTGGCCTTCAAATTCATTTCCTTCCCCATTTCTTCCTCAGGGTCTTCCCCACCTAAATCCTTTATAATCATGTATATTGACAACAATCTAGTCACCTTCTCGTAAAAAAGATGGAAGGGGAGAAGAGTAGGGCTGAGGCCAGGAATGGAGCAGACCCTGGAAGTGAGTAAGGTACATCATGAAGTGGGTATAGGACCAAGCTGGGAAAGGCATGTATGTCGGTGGTATTAAAGGAAAGTAACATAACCAGTGTTTCTTTTAACTGCAACCTCTGCCTCTAactctctagattttttttaattctgccaGCTAATCGGGAGACAGCATTTGTACATGCCATCAGTTCTGCTGGAGTCATGTACACTCTGACCAGAAACTGCAGCCTTGGAGATTTTGACAACTGTGGATGTGATGACTCCCGCAATGGGCAACTGGGTGAGTATCAATGAGATATGTAGCACAGGCCAGGGAAGttcacttaaagaatgaaaaggtTGGTGGGATAAAGTTACATTTTTCTAATACAAAGAAAATCATGCTGACGACGGGTGACCCAGTTTGAGCACAAACCCTACAGTGACAAACACAGTTAAATGTTGCTTGGGACCCTCTTCTCCCACTGATTGATTTCCTTAATTTAAacagatgatgatggtggtgatgatgatggaacAGCTTGCTCTATAGGCTCAAATCACTGTTCCTCTTCTTGAATACAGGAGGACTTTCTTTTATTTTGCCTATCCTGCTCTACTCTCCACTCTGCCTCCACTGCAGCTGCTAATCCTCTGTGTCCACCCAATCAATTTCCAACTTCGTTTTTCCATATTATTTCAATTGCacctcttttcctccctcagcctTTAGCTCTCCTCACCTTCGCACACAATTTTACCCCTTGAGGACCTCAATCACTGACAGACATGGTGCTCACTCTGCCTACTGAGTAGAGGCAGAGAAGCTCCCAGGCAGACAATCAGTCCACTAGACAGCCACAAACGTCATGGAGCCCTGAGCAGGGAATTGGCTGAGGCTGGAAGTGGGACTGCAAAGGTGGCAAAAACAAACCTTCTAGACTGAAACTAATCCCGACACAGGGCACTAGCCCAACCTTAATCTTTTCCTATCCCAGACAGTGACCCCTGCAACCCCCTCCCCCCAagtccaattagaaacagcagccCTGGAAACTCTGCGTTGGCCTGCTCAATGACCTTTCCCCCCTGCACTTTTCCAGGGGGTCAAGGCTGGCTGTGGGGAGGCTGCAGCGACAACGTGGGCTTCGGAGAGGCAATCTCCAAGCAGTTTGTGGATGCCCTGGAAACAGGACAGGATGCCCGGGCAGCCATGAATCTTCATAATAACGAGGCCGGCCGTAAGGTGAGTGTCACAGACCCTGGGACTAAGCAGCTAGTACTAACCACTACCAGTCCTTGGTATGGACAATTCTTCATTCAAATACTAACGGGCAGGATGAGCAGACTAGCTGGGCGCCTCGCAATCCCTCGGGGGCAGGGCTTTTACTCCACTCTCTCCCTAGGCGGTGAAGGGCACCATGAAACGCACGTGTAAGTGCCACGGCGTGTCTGGCAGCTGCACCACACAGACCTGCTGGCTGCAGCTGCCTGAGTTCCGCGAGGTGGGCGCGCATCTGAAGGAGAAGTACCACGCCGCTCTCAAGGTGGACCTACTGCAGGGTGCTGGCAACAGCGCTGCCGGCCGCGGCGCCATCGCGGACACCTTCCGCTCCATCTCCACCAGGGAGCTGGTGCACCTGGAGGACTCCCCAGACTACTGCTTGGAGAACAAGACGCTAGGGTTGCTGGGCACTGAAGGCCGGGAATGCCTGCGGCGCGGGCGGGCTCTGGGCCGCTGGGAGCGCCGCAGCTGCCGCCGTCTGTGCGGGGATTGTGGGCTGGCGGTGGAGGAGCGCCGCGCGGAAACCGTGTCCAGCTGTAACTGCAAGTTCCATTGGTGCTGTGCTGTCCGCTGTGAGCAGTGCCGCCGGCGGGTCACCAAGTACTTCTGTAGCCGCGCAGAGCGGCCACGGGGAGGCGCTGCACACAAACCCGGGAGAAAACCCTAAGGGTCTCCTCCCCTGCCTCCTTTCCCAATTTGTCCTTGGCTTGTTTAGCgaccccagtaatagaggaaccaAGGAATTGGGGACCCCGCACTCCCAAGTCCAGAGATCCTGAGAGGGAGAGAATGCAATCTTTCTGGAGCTTGCCACTTCCCTAACGTTTCCCCAATTTCTCTGTGCTCTCCTAGAATTGGTTCTGCGTCTCCTCACAGCCCACACTTTGGTGTGAGACCTGTTCTAAGACTGCGCTATTGGTCTTCCTTGGACTAGGGTGAAAATAGGCGCTCCTCCCCGACCCCACCTCCCAACTGGCCTAAGCCTGACTAAGACTTGGGAACTAGAAGGACCCTTCTCAGACATGGAGGGCTCAGGTAAAGCCATGTCTTTTTATCTTGCCCATTGTCTGCTACCAAGCCTGATGGCAGGGGCATTCCCTTCCTGCAGAGCCCATCCCGATCTTGCAACTTCCTGCTATTGACCCACATACTCCCAGGAATCTCTAacactttctctttccttccccttTCCCCATTCCtctgaaaagaaaagggaaaaaaaaaaaaaaactgacctgGGAATAAATGTACCTTAGGGATTGGTCCCTAGAGGAAGAAGTAGAATATGGTGTAAAAGGGAACTTGACTTGCTAAACACCAGGGTGGTACTTCTTGTGACACCATGTCACCAATGGACTTTACCAATGAGGTAACTATCTTCCTAGATGATCACCCAAGATACTCCAGAATTATACCCAAGAGGTCAAGAAACTATGTAAACACGAATTACTGTTATTTCCTTCCCTTCAAAGTTATCTTCTCCCTGCTGCTAACCTATATTTTCCCAGAAAACAACTTCACCTTTTTTCCTTTCCAAAGCTTTGTTCCTCTGAGCCAAAACTGAGGTAAATAAAGGCAATTTCCCACTCGGACCCTGTCTGCACCTCTAAAGGCAGGCCATAGGAAGAAGCAGAGCCCCTTCCTTTCACTCACCTGGTTCTCCAACAGGCAGAGTTCAGGGCATTGGatactttccttcaataagtaaactTCCTGCAATGAAACTGTTGCTAATAGGAAGTTCAGCACCTTGAACTTTAATTTATTGCAATCATTATGATATGTGCCTCATTTCCTGGGTACTGAGCTTCTTCTTGGGGATACTGGGGTAGGGTGGGGTAGAAGATATAACTTTGAGACTCTTATTTTCTTCCCATGGTGGCAGGATACTGTTTTCCCTAGAAACTTGCTTCCTTGATAGCCTAAGTAGCTAGCCTGACTTGATTGAGGCTAATCTTTTGAGGATTAGTAAATCATCCACATAAACCTTCCACTAATACAGTCACTCCATAGCCAAAAGCTTGCTGCTTGTGGTACTTGAGTCTTTTGGGTTCCATTTTCAGAAAGAAGCATTCTGCATGAACTTGTTTATGAAACAGAGCTCTTGGGAATGAAGAGCCAATTCCTTACAGACCTTCTGCAGCCCCAAGAGCTTCCCAGCCTGCTTCCTTGCCCTGAGCCAGTCCTGGGTCTGAACACCAGGCAGCTCTTCCAGAGTAGGTCATATGCTAGACCTTATCCCTTTTCTTCCAAAGTAGGAAAAAGTGCAGAGGTCACAAAATCCAAGGCTCTGGAAAAATAGAAGGGCTCTTATACTCCAAACTGAGACAGTGGCCAAATCAGACCCAGGCCCTAGTCTCACCCCTACATCTTCTGGTCTGACTAATACTTACTGGAAGAGAGGTTCCCTTTCCTCCTTACCAGGGGGATACACTTCCCTTCAGGGTTTCTTAATGCTTAATTTCCAGCTTTATCAGCAAAAGGCCCTTTGCTTGTTTTCTCAGCTCTTGGGCCTCctgagtctcccaagccactcttTTCTAATCAAGCAGCAGCATATACTAACCTAGTTGTCTCATTTGGCAGAGTTACTTGATAGGAAGAAAATCTGGCAAGGTGactagaaaatataaaagtaaatattgTAAAGTAAAGCTGTACTCTCCCAGAGGTCTCCCAACATAAGAGAACTATTGTGCTTCAAATTGGTGACAACAGGTCAGCACTCCAAACATGTTATGCTGCCAGAAAGTTCTTTCATAGGTTATTGTTTTGTATCCCCAAATAGATATGATTGAGACCAGAATGATTTGAGTTTTATAAAGAAAACATTGTTGAGCTACCTTAGATCTGCATTGCTTTTTTTTAAccccttttttattattaattcattcatttactcagtCAACACTGGTGCACTCATGGGTTCCTGTCTTACACTAATTGCCAGGGCTGTGTTCCCCTTAACAAACACAGGCAATTCCAGAACTGTTGCTTAGGAAGACACCTCTGAGGTCAGCTAAACCTTTTGTTTTACAGACTTAGACTGATGCTGAGAAAGATGACTGGCTTGTAAGTCACTGTAGGGTGAGTACTGGAACCCAGGCCCCTTCCTTCCTCTTGTGGGCTCTTTAGGAGCCCATCTGTCTCAGCTTGAGGACAGAAGCAGAGGGAGGTCCTAAGAAGTGACAAGAACACTCACTGGGTAGGGTGGGCAAAACACTGTCTCTTTCCTGTCCCTGGCCTGTAAGCCTACACACAGGCAGAGCTTTCTTTTCTTGAAAAGAATCCCAGCCTCAACTGGCCTTAGCAGCAGGTCAGGGCAAAGACAGACAGGGTCATACTCAGTGTGCTGGTGGTGCTGGTGGTGGTGGGAGGGGAGGGCAGTCCAGGGCACTTGCCTATTGTGGGTCTGGATTGGATGCTTCCACTCATTCATTTCCTTTTAATTAACCCGCATTCCTGGAGGAGAAATATTTATGTTGGCTCCCATAGAGGCAATCCTTAGACTGGAAAGAAGGGGAAAGAAAGCCTGTCTTAGCAAAACAATATCTCTAAAGAGCTCCAGAAGAGAAAATAGGGGAACAAAATGCCATTAAAATAGCCTTCTACCCCCACCAGAGTCAATGAAAACTTCATTTCACATGTTAATCCGCTACTCCGCCCCCTTCTCTTCTCACAACACCTTTTCCGAAAGTGTTTGGGAAAAGTCTTCGCAGTCAGTACACAGCTCCCTGCAGCTCAGACTTCTCCTTGTGTTAGTTCAGGGCCCCAAGTGGGGCTCTCGCTCCAACAGCGGCTTTTTTCTCCCCCCCTTTAATTTAAACAAAGACTTCAGAGTTCATCAACCTCCCACTGAAATTCACAGCTGCTGAACAAACTAATCCCCTCTCCCAGCCTTTCTTCCCTTCAATGGGCTCTTGGCTTCAAAGACACTTTGGGAAAGGACTTTGCTGGGGCTCACACTGCTTCATCAATAGAAGTTAGTGCAAGTATTAT encodes the following:
- the Wnt8b gene encoding protein Wnt-8b yields the protein MRKRHEELPELAEAQKGTLLAMEWSVNNFLMTGPKAYLIYSSSVAAGAQSGIEECKYQFAWDRWNCPERALQLSSHGGLRSANRETAFVHAISSAGVMYTLTRNCSLGDFDNCGCDDSRNGQLGGQGWLWGGCSDNVGFGEAISKQFVDALETGQDARAAMNLHNNEAGRKAVKGTMKRTCKCHGVSGSCTTQTCWLQLPEFREVGAHLKEKYHAALKVDLLQGAGNSAAGRGAIADTFRSISTRELVHLEDSPDYCLENKTLGLLGTEGRECLRRGRALGRWERRSCRRLCGDCGLAVEERRAETVSSCNCKFHWCCAVRCEQCRRRVTKYFCSRAERPRGGAAHKPGRKP